Proteins from one Salinispora arenicola genomic window:
- the gyrA gene encoding DNA gyrase subunit A — protein MTDTPESTPNEPDAPETGGAVVAHDRIEPVGLEVEMQRSYLDYAMSVIVGRALPDVRDGLKPVHRKILYAMFDSGYRPDRGYVKCSRVVGDVMGQFHPHGDSAIYDALVRMAQPWALRYPLVDGNGNFGSPGNDPAAAMRYTECKLDPLAMEMLRDIDEDTVDLQDNYDGRAKEPTILPSRIPNLLVNGSEGIAVGMATKIPPHNLREIGAAVQWCLEHPEADEASTLEALLGIVKGPDFPTHGLIVGQAGIQDAYRTGRGSIRMRAVVEVEEDKRGRPALVVSELPYQVNPDNLAERIAELIREGKLGGIADIRDESSGRTGMRLVLVLKRDAVAKVVLNNLYKHTQLQETFGANMLALVDGVPRTLNLAQFIRSYVEHQIEVIRRRTAFRLRKAEERAHILRGLSKALDALDEVIALIRRSPTVDDARQGLIRLLDIDEIQATAILDMQLRRLAALERQRILDDLAKLELEIADFKDILAKPERQRRIVSEELGEIVAKWGDDRRTQIIPFDGEVSMEDLIAREDVVVTITRTGYAKRTKVDAYRSQRRGGKGVSGASLRQDDIVSHFFVCSTHDWILFFTNKGRVYRAKAYELPEASRVAKGQHVANLLAFQPDEQIAQIIEISDYQVAPYLVLATKNGVVKKTKLEEFDSNRSGGIIAINLREDDELVGAALVAPEQDLLLVSKNALAIRFNASDEALRPMGRATSGVIGMRFSEDDELLAMEVVRHGLDVLVATNGGYAKRTPIEEYPVQGRGGKGVLTAKITERRGGLVGAVVIDPDDELFAITSNGGVIRTPVKPVRRTRDRNTMGVKLMDLPDGVTIVAIARNADEPDEQD, from the coding sequence GTGACCGATACCCCTGAGTCCACACCGAACGAGCCCGACGCCCCCGAGACCGGCGGCGCCGTCGTGGCGCACGACCGGATCGAGCCGGTCGGGCTCGAGGTGGAGATGCAGCGCTCCTACCTCGACTACGCCATGAGCGTCATCGTCGGGCGTGCGCTGCCGGACGTCCGGGACGGGCTGAAGCCGGTCCACCGCAAGATCCTCTACGCGATGTTCGATTCGGGGTACCGGCCCGACCGCGGGTACGTGAAGTGCTCCCGAGTGGTCGGCGACGTGATGGGGCAGTTCCACCCGCACGGCGACTCGGCGATCTACGACGCACTGGTCCGGATGGCCCAGCCCTGGGCGCTGCGCTACCCGCTGGTCGACGGAAACGGCAACTTCGGGTCGCCGGGCAACGATCCGGCCGCCGCGATGCGGTACACCGAGTGCAAGCTCGACCCGCTGGCGATGGAGATGCTGCGGGACATCGACGAAGACACCGTCGACCTGCAGGACAACTACGACGGCCGGGCCAAGGAGCCCACGATCCTGCCGTCCCGGATCCCCAACCTGCTGGTCAACGGCTCTGAGGGCATTGCGGTCGGGATGGCCACCAAGATCCCGCCACACAACCTGCGGGAGATCGGCGCGGCCGTGCAGTGGTGCCTGGAGCACCCGGAGGCCGACGAGGCGAGCACGCTGGAAGCCCTCCTCGGGATCGTCAAGGGGCCCGACTTTCCGACTCACGGCCTGATCGTCGGCCAGGCGGGAATCCAGGACGCGTACCGCACCGGTCGCGGCTCGATCCGGATGCGGGCCGTGGTCGAGGTCGAGGAGGACAAGCGCGGTCGCCCGGCGCTGGTGGTCAGCGAGCTGCCGTACCAGGTGAACCCGGACAACCTGGCTGAGCGGATCGCCGAGCTGATCCGGGAGGGGAAGCTGGGCGGGATCGCCGACATCCGGGACGAATCCTCCGGGCGCACCGGCATGCGGCTGGTGCTGGTACTCAAGCGCGACGCGGTCGCCAAGGTGGTGCTGAACAACCTCTACAAGCACACCCAGCTTCAGGAGACGTTCGGCGCGAACATGCTGGCGCTGGTCGACGGCGTGCCGCGCACGCTCAACCTGGCCCAGTTCATCCGCTCCTACGTCGAACACCAGATCGAGGTGATCCGCCGGCGGACGGCGTTCCGGCTGCGCAAGGCCGAGGAGCGGGCACACATCCTGCGCGGGCTGTCCAAGGCGCTGGACGCGCTCGACGAGGTGATCGCGCTGATCCGACGCTCGCCGACGGTCGACGACGCACGGCAGGGCCTGATCCGGTTGCTGGACATCGACGAGATCCAGGCGACCGCCATCCTGGACATGCAGCTGCGACGGCTGGCCGCGCTGGAACGGCAGCGGATCCTCGACGACCTGGCCAAGCTGGAACTGGAGATCGCCGACTTCAAGGACATCCTGGCGAAGCCGGAGCGGCAGCGGCGGATCGTCTCGGAGGAACTGGGCGAGATCGTCGCGAAGTGGGGGGACGACCGGCGTACCCAGATCATCCCGTTCGACGGCGAGGTCTCGATGGAGGACCTGATCGCCCGCGAGGACGTGGTGGTTACCATCACCCGGACCGGGTACGCGAAACGCACCAAGGTCGACGCCTACCGTTCCCAGCGGCGTGGCGGTAAGGGGGTCAGCGGCGCGTCGCTTCGGCAGGACGACATCGTCAGCCATTTCTTCGTGTGCTCGACGCACGACTGGATCCTGTTCTTCACCAACAAGGGGCGGGTGTACCGGGCCAAGGCATACGAGCTTCCGGAAGCCAGTAGGGTGGCCAAGGGCCAGCATGTGGCCAACCTGCTCGCCTTCCAGCCGGACGAGCAGATCGCACAGATCATCGAGATTTCCGACTACCAGGTGGCCCCCTACCTGGTTCTGGCCACGAAGAACGGAGTGGTGAAAAAGACGAAACTCGAGGAGTTCGACTCCAACCGGTCCGGCGGCATCATCGCGATCAACCTGCGCGAGGACGACGAACTGGTCGGTGCCGCCCTGGTGGCGCCGGAGCAGGACCTCCTGCTGGTGTCGAAGAACGCCCTGGCGATCCGGTTCAATGCCTCCGACGAGGCACTGCGGCCGATGGGACGGGCGACCTCGGGCGTGATCGGAATGCGGTTCAGCGAGGACGATGAGCTGCTCGCCATGGAGGTCGTGCGGCACGGACTGGACGTCCTGGTGGCCACCAACGGTGGCTACGCGAAACGTACTCCGATCGAGGAATACCCGGTCCAGGGCCGGGGAGGTAAGGGCGTGCTGACTGCGAAGATCACCGAGCGGCGCGGTGGTCTGGTTGGCGCTGTCGTGATCGACCCGGACGACGAGCTGTTCGCTATCACGAGTAACGGTGGTGTCATCCGGACTCCGGTGAAGCCTGTACGCCGAACGCGTGACCGGAACACAATGGGTGTCAAGCTGATGGACCTTCCGGATGGTGTGACCATCGTGGCGATTGCTCGCAATGCCGACGAGCCTGACGAACAGGACTAG
- the gnd gene encoding phosphogluconate dehydrogenase (NAD(+)-dependent, decarboxylating) codes for MAPDEPRRTEVRTMQLGLVGLGRMGGNMRERLRAAGHEVIGYDNRPELSDVANLGELAKKLDAPRAVWVMVPVGVTDDTIAKVADVLGTGDIIIDGGNSRFSDDAPRAERLDERGIGYVDVGVSGGVWGRQNGYGLMVGGAQDHVDRLMPIFEALKPAGEFGFVHAGPVGAGHYAKMVHNGVEYGLMHAYAEGYELLTKSELVTDVPGVVKSWREGTVVRSWLLDLLDRALDEDPELAELSDYTEDTGEGRWTVDEAVRLAVPMNVIAAALFARFASRQDESPAMKAVAALRQQFGGHAVRKR; via the coding sequence ATCGCACCCGACGAACCACGACGCACGGAGGTACGGACCATGCAGCTCGGTCTGGTAGGGCTCGGCCGGATGGGCGGCAACATGCGCGAACGGCTGCGCGCCGCCGGGCACGAGGTGATCGGCTACGACAACCGTCCCGAACTGAGCGACGTCGCGAACCTGGGAGAGTTGGCGAAGAAGCTGGACGCGCCCCGCGCGGTGTGGGTCATGGTGCCCGTCGGTGTCACCGACGACACCATCGCCAAGGTCGCTGACGTTCTCGGCACCGGCGACATCATCATCGACGGCGGAAACTCGCGGTTCAGCGACGACGCGCCCCGCGCCGAGCGGCTGGACGAGCGTGGTATCGGGTACGTCGACGTCGGGGTGTCCGGCGGTGTCTGGGGCCGGCAGAACGGGTACGGCCTCATGGTCGGCGGCGCCCAGGACCACGTCGACCGGCTGATGCCGATCTTCGAGGCGCTCAAGCCGGCCGGGGAGTTCGGCTTTGTGCACGCCGGGCCGGTCGGCGCCGGACATTACGCCAAGATGGTGCACAACGGCGTCGAGTACGGCCTCATGCACGCCTACGCCGAGGGCTACGAACTGCTCACCAAGTCCGAGCTGGTCACCGATGTCCCCGGTGTCGTCAAATCCTGGCGTGAGGGCACGGTTGTCCGGTCCTGGCTGCTCGACCTGCTCGACCGCGCGCTCGACGAGGACCCAGAGCTGGCCGAGTTGAGCGACTACACGGAGGACACGGGCGAGGGCCGGTGGACCGTGGACGAAGCGGTCCGGCTCGCCGTCCCGATGAACGTCATCGCCGCGGCGCTCTTCGCCCGCTTCGCCTCCCGCCAGGACGAATCACCCGCCATGAAGGCCGTCGCCGCGCTGCGTCAGCAGTTCGGTGGGCACGCCGTCCGCAAGCGCTGA
- the gyrB gene encoding DNA topoisomerase (ATP-hydrolyzing) subunit B has protein sequence MAAQDKQEYGAESITVLEGLEAVRKRPGMYIGSTGERGLHHLVWEVVDNAVDEALAGYCDTIDVVLLADGGVRVTDNGRGFPVDPHPKLKKPGVEVALTVLHAGGKFDGKAYAVSGGLHGVGVSVVNALSTRMAVEIQKDGYFWRQSYTDSKPSPLEKGEPTDATGSAVSFWPDPAVFETVDFDFQTIYRRLQEMAFLNRGLTIHFLDERVAADEDGKMREVTFCYKGGIADFVRHLNASKTPIHKSVVEFGTEEDGMSVEIAMQWNESYGESVYTFANNINTHEGGTHEEGFRAALTSVINRYGTDKRLLKSDEKLSGEDIREGLAAIISVKLTNPQFEGQTKTKLGNTPVKSFVQRVCNEWLVDWLDRNPAEAKVIITKASQAARARVAAQQARKLARRKSLLESGSMPGKLADCQSTDPRECEVFIVEGDSAGGSAKQGRDPRTQAILPIRGKILNVEKARIDRVLKNNEVQALITALGTGIHDDFDIEKLRYHKIVLMADADVDGQHIQTLLLTLLFRFMRPLVELGHVYLAAPPLYKIKWNRKGDDAQYAYSDRERDGLIALRQQKKPNAKPDDIQRFKGLGEMNYPELWETTMNPATRTLRQVTLDDAATADELFSVLMGEDVEARRSFIQRNAKDVRFLDI, from the coding sequence GTGGCAGCGCAGGACAAGCAGGAGTACGGCGCCGAGTCGATCACCGTCCTCGAGGGGCTGGAGGCGGTCCGGAAGCGTCCCGGTATGTACATCGGGTCCACCGGTGAACGCGGGCTGCACCACCTGGTGTGGGAGGTCGTGGACAACGCGGTGGACGAGGCGCTGGCCGGGTACTGCGACACCATTGACGTGGTGCTGCTCGCCGACGGCGGGGTTCGGGTCACCGACAACGGCCGGGGTTTCCCGGTCGACCCGCACCCGAAGCTCAAGAAGCCGGGTGTCGAAGTGGCCTTGACCGTGCTGCACGCCGGCGGCAAGTTCGACGGCAAGGCGTACGCCGTGTCCGGCGGCCTGCACGGCGTCGGGGTGTCGGTCGTGAACGCGCTCTCCACCCGAATGGCCGTCGAGATCCAGAAGGACGGCTACTTCTGGCGACAGTCGTACACGGACTCGAAGCCGTCGCCCCTGGAGAAGGGCGAGCCGACCGACGCCACCGGTTCGGCGGTCTCCTTCTGGCCCGATCCGGCGGTCTTCGAGACCGTTGATTTCGACTTCCAGACCATCTACCGGCGTCTCCAGGAGATGGCCTTCCTCAACCGCGGTCTCACCATCCACTTCCTCGACGAGCGAGTGGCCGCGGACGAGGACGGCAAGATGCGGGAGGTCACCTTCTGCTACAAGGGCGGCATCGCCGACTTCGTCCGGCACCTCAACGCCTCGAAGACCCCGATCCACAAGTCGGTGGTCGAGTTCGGCACCGAGGAGGACGGCATGTCGGTCGAGATCGCCATGCAGTGGAACGAATCGTACGGCGAGTCGGTCTACACCTTTGCCAACAACATCAACACGCATGAGGGCGGCACCCACGAGGAAGGCTTCCGGGCAGCGCTGACCAGCGTCATCAACCGGTACGGTACGGACAAGCGGCTACTCAAGAGCGACGAAAAGCTCTCCGGGGAGGACATCCGGGAGGGACTGGCCGCGATCATCTCGGTGAAGTTGACCAATCCGCAGTTCGAGGGGCAGACCAAGACCAAGCTGGGCAACACCCCGGTCAAGAGTTTCGTCCAGCGGGTCTGCAACGAGTGGCTGGTCGACTGGCTCGACCGCAACCCGGCCGAGGCGAAGGTCATCATCACCAAGGCGTCGCAGGCGGCTCGCGCCCGCGTCGCCGCCCAGCAGGCCCGCAAGTTGGCTCGGCGCAAGTCGCTGCTGGAGTCCGGCTCGATGCCCGGCAAGCTGGCCGACTGCCAGTCCACCGATCCGCGTGAGTGTGAGGTGTTCATCGTCGAGGGCGACTCGGCGGGTGGCTCTGCCAAGCAGGGGCGCGACCCGCGCACCCAGGCGATCCTGCCGATTCGCGGCAAGATCCTCAACGTGGAGAAGGCACGGATCGACCGGGTCCTCAAGAACAACGAGGTGCAGGCCCTGATCACCGCGCTCGGCACCGGTATTCACGACGACTTCGACATCGAGAAGCTGCGTTACCACAAGATCGTGTTGATGGCCGATGCGGACGTCGATGGCCAGCACATCCAGACGCTGCTGCTCACCCTGCTGTTTCGGTTCATGCGACCGCTGGTGGAGCTGGGGCACGTCTATCTGGCCGCCCCGCCGCTCTACAAGATCAAGTGGAACCGGAAGGGGGACGACGCTCAGTACGCGTACTCCGACCGGGAGCGGGACGGGCTGATTGCCCTGCGTCAGCAGAAGAAGCCCAACGCCAAGCCGGACGACATCCAGCGGTTCAAGGGGCTCGGTGAGATGAACTACCCCGAGCTGTGGGAAACCACGATGAACCCGGCGACCCGTACGCTGCGTCAGGTCACGCTCGACGACGCGGCGACCGCCGACGAGCTGTTCAGCGTGCTGATGGGTGAGGATGTCGAGGCCCGTCGTTCGTTCATCCAGCGCAACGCCAAGGACGTGCGGTTCCTGGATATCTGA
- the rnpA gene encoding ribonuclease P protein component: protein MLTAAQRLRRSTDFAAAVRGGRRVGRGVVVVHLNVPGIPPEASAKPARAGVEETLAPARAGFVVSKAVGNAVVRNRVRRRLRHLVRERLTGLPAGSTLVVRALPAAAHGSTQRLGADLDAAIAAARAQRGRRSR, encoded by the coding sequence GTGCTGACCGCCGCGCAACGACTGCGGCGCAGCACTGACTTCGCCGCGGCGGTCCGTGGTGGCCGGCGCGTCGGGCGTGGTGTGGTCGTCGTCCACCTGAACGTGCCCGGCATCCCGCCGGAAGCTTCGGCAAAGCCGGCGCGGGCTGGTGTTGAGGAAACACTCGCACCAGCGCGCGCCGGCTTCGTCGTGTCCAAGGCGGTCGGCAACGCCGTCGTCCGCAACCGCGTCCGCCGCCGGCTGCGTCACCTGGTTCGTGAGCGACTCACCGGGTTGCCGGCCGGGAGCACCCTCGTCGTCCGGGCCCTACCCGCCGCGGCGCACGGTTCGACCCAGCGGCTCGGTGCCGACCTTGACGCCGCGATCGCGGCCGCACGCGCCCAGCGCGGACGGCGGTCCCGGTGA
- the recF gene encoding DNA replication/repair protein RecF (All proteins in this family for which functions are known are DNA-binding proteins that assist the filamentation of RecA onto DNA for the initiation of recombination or recombinational repair.), giving the protein MYVRRLELVDFRSYERVGVDLEPGANVLVGHNGVGKTNLIEALGYVATLDSHRVATDAPLVRMGAGAAVIRCAVVHEGRELLIELEIVPGRANRARLGRSPARRARDVLGALRLVLFAPEDLELVRGDPAERRRYLDELLVLRQPRYAGVRADYERVVRQRNALLRTAYLARKTGGTRGGDLSTLAVWDDHLARHGAELLAGRLDLVAALAPHVTRAYDAVAAGTGAAGIAYRPSVELPTPTTDRADLTAALSAALAAGRSAEIERGTTLVGPHRDDLTLTLGPLPAKGYASHGESWSLALALRLAGYDLLRVDGIEPVLVLDDVFAELDTGRRDRLAQLVGDASQLLVTCAVEEDVPARLRGARFVVRGGEVHRA; this is encoded by the coding sequence GTGTACGTACGCCGGCTCGAACTCGTCGATTTCCGCTCGTACGAGCGGGTCGGCGTGGACCTCGAACCGGGGGCGAACGTCCTGGTCGGCCACAACGGGGTCGGTAAGACCAACCTGATCGAGGCGCTCGGCTACGTGGCGACCCTGGACTCCCACCGGGTCGCCACCGACGCCCCGCTGGTCCGGATGGGCGCCGGTGCGGCGGTCATCCGCTGCGCGGTGGTGCACGAGGGCCGCGAGTTGCTGATCGAGTTGGAGATTGTCCCGGGGCGGGCCAACCGGGCCCGGCTCGGTCGGTCCCCGGCCCGGCGGGCCCGGGACGTGCTCGGTGCCCTGCGGCTGGTGCTCTTCGCCCCGGAGGACCTGGAACTGGTCCGGGGCGACCCGGCCGAGCGCCGTCGCTACCTCGACGAACTGCTGGTGCTCCGACAGCCTCGCTACGCCGGTGTGCGGGCCGACTACGAACGGGTGGTCCGGCAGCGCAACGCCCTGCTGCGCACCGCGTACCTGGCCAGGAAGACCGGCGGCACCCGCGGTGGGGACCTGTCCACGCTCGCGGTCTGGGACGACCACCTCGCGCGGCACGGCGCGGAACTGCTCGCCGGTCGACTCGACCTCGTTGCCGCGCTCGCCCCTCATGTGACCAGGGCATACGACGCGGTGGCCGCCGGCACGGGCGCCGCCGGAATCGCGTATCGACCCTCGGTCGAGCTGCCCACCCCGACCACCGACCGAGCTGACCTGACCGCGGCGTTGAGCGCCGCGCTCGCCGCCGGCCGGTCCGCTGAGATCGAGCGGGGAACCACCCTGGTCGGCCCGCACCGGGACGACCTCACCCTGACGCTGGGGCCACTGCCCGCGAAGGGGTACGCCAGCCACGGGGAGTCCTGGTCCCTGGCGCTGGCACTCCGGCTGGCCGGATACGACCTGCTGCGGGTCGACGGAATCGAACCGGTGCTGGTGCTGGATGACGTCTTCGCCGAGTTGGACACGGGCCGTCGGGATCGGCTCGCGCAACTGGTTGGCGACGCGAGTCAACTCCTGGTGACGTGCGCGGTGGAGGAGGATGTTCCCGCGCGTCTGCGGGGTGCGCGGTTCGTTGTCCGCGGTGGGGAGGTGCACCGTGCCTGA
- the dnaA gene encoding chromosomal replication initiator protein DnaA — MAGTTDLAAVWTATTDELADEIISAQQRAYLRLTRLRAIVEDTALLSVPDAFTRDVIESRLRPAITEALTRRLGRPIQVAVTVRVTEDGTSRPTGTLYHSAPNPETGALPLDTVDGLAATSPDDGVDHHFPTIPGQTQPEHRTATPVGPYGAEQTTQVPRDGQEPLFGNAFAGPPHPERRDGGEHALLVPPATDHPFDGRYRTDGVAPRDQHGIRALPREHGTDSGPGRVDHRPGGREDRRLSGPADGGGNRLNPKYMFETFVIGSSNRFAHAASVAVAESPAKAYNPLFIYGSSGLGKTHLLHAIGHYATTLGNAHSVRYVSTEEFTNDFINSLRDDKTSAFQRRYRDVDILLIDDIQFLENRERTQEEFFHTFNTLHNANKQIVITSDRSPKQLATLEDRLRTRFEWGLLADIQPPDLETRIAILQKKAAQERLFAPPDVLEFIASRVSNSIRELEGALIRVTAFASLTRSSVELSLAEEVLRDFIPDGAGPEITADQIMVATADYFGVSLEDLRGHSRSRVLVNARQVAMYLCRELTDLSLPRIGQAFGGRDHTTVMHADRKIRQQMAERRSLYNQIAELTNRIKQNT; from the coding sequence GTGGCCGGTACGACCGACCTTGCCGCAGTGTGGACGGCGACGACTGACGAACTCGCCGACGAGATCATATCTGCGCAGCAACGGGCGTACCTGCGGCTGACCCGGCTCCGGGCCATCGTCGAGGACACCGCGCTCCTGTCCGTCCCGGACGCGTTCACCCGGGACGTCATCGAGTCCCGGCTACGCCCAGCGATCACCGAGGCGCTCACCCGCCGACTGGGCCGGCCCATCCAGGTGGCCGTTACGGTGCGGGTGACGGAGGACGGCACCAGTCGCCCGACAGGCACGCTTTACCACAGCGCCCCGAACCCGGAGACCGGCGCGTTGCCCCTCGACACCGTCGACGGCCTCGCGGCGACCAGTCCGGACGACGGCGTGGACCACCACTTTCCGACGATCCCCGGGCAAACCCAGCCGGAGCACCGGACAGCGACGCCCGTCGGACCGTACGGCGCCGAGCAGACCACGCAGGTGCCCCGGGACGGGCAGGAGCCGCTGTTCGGTAACGCCTTCGCCGGGCCACCCCACCCCGAGCGACGCGATGGAGGCGAGCACGCCCTGCTGGTCCCGCCGGCGACCGACCATCCGTTCGACGGCCGTTACCGGACCGACGGGGTCGCACCGCGCGACCAGCACGGGATCCGGGCACTGCCCCGCGAACACGGCACCGACAGCGGGCCGGGGCGGGTGGACCACCGGCCCGGCGGCCGGGAGGATCGGCGCTTGTCCGGGCCCGCCGACGGTGGCGGCAACCGGCTCAACCCCAAGTACATGTTCGAGACGTTCGTCATCGGCTCGTCGAACCGGTTCGCCCACGCGGCTTCGGTGGCGGTAGCCGAGTCGCCGGCGAAGGCGTACAACCCGCTGTTCATCTACGGCAGCTCGGGACTGGGCAAGACGCACCTGCTGCACGCGATCGGCCACTACGCCACGACGCTGGGCAACGCCCACTCGGTCCGGTACGTCTCGACCGAGGAGTTCACCAACGACTTCATCAACTCGCTACGCGACGACAAGACGAGCGCCTTCCAGCGCCGGTACCGGGACGTGGACATCCTCCTGATCGACGACATCCAGTTCCTGGAGAACCGGGAGCGAACGCAGGAGGAGTTCTTCCACACGTTCAACACGCTGCACAACGCCAACAAGCAGATCGTGATCACCTCCGACCGGTCGCCCAAGCAGCTGGCGACCCTGGAGGACCGGTTACGGACCCGGTTCGAATGGGGCCTCCTCGCCGACATCCAGCCGCCAGACCTGGAGACCCGGATCGCGATCCTGCAGAAGAAGGCCGCCCAGGAGCGGCTGTTCGCCCCGCCGGACGTACTCGAGTTCATCGCCTCCCGGGTGTCGAACTCGATCCGGGAACTCGAGGGCGCGTTGATCCGGGTCACCGCGTTCGCCAGCCTCACCCGGTCGTCGGTGGAGTTGTCACTGGCCGAGGAGGTGCTGCGGGACTTCATCCCGGACGGCGCCGGGCCAGAGATCACCGCCGACCAGATCATGGTGGCCACCGCGGACTACTTCGGGGTGAGCCTGGAAGACCTGCGCGGGCACTCGCGGTCACGGGTTCTCGTCAACGCCCGCCAGGTCGCCATGTACCTGTGCCGGGAGCTGACCGACCTGTCGCTGCCCCGAATCGGACAGGCGTTCGGGGGCCGCGACCACACCACGGTCATGCACGCCGACCGCAAGATCCGTCAGCAGATGGCAGAACGCCGGTCGCTCTACAACCAGATCGCCGAGCTGACCAACCGGATCAAGCAGAACACCTGA
- a CDS encoding DUF721 domain-containing protein has protein sequence MPDDAVSAADPRRHLGPGADGGAVTPAGVEKLPAGATGPQLARAVLDAAKARRSVAQPQRRSVRGGPSGGGRRPRGYSGPGPDPRDPQPLGAVLDRLVKARGWQQPAAEATVFGAWERVVGPEVAQHSRPVKLDNGELTVEARSTAWATQLRLLAGSLLQQIAREVGHNVVRRLHIHGPAAPSWSRGPRRVRGRGPRDTYG, from the coding sequence GTGCCTGATGACGCTGTGTCGGCCGCAGATCCGCGCCGGCACCTGGGGCCCGGCGCGGACGGGGGAGCCGTGACGCCCGCCGGCGTGGAAAAACTGCCGGCCGGCGCGACGGGGCCGCAGCTCGCGCGGGCCGTGCTGGACGCGGCGAAGGCGCGCCGGTCGGTGGCGCAGCCGCAGCGGCGCAGCGTGCGCGGTGGTCCGAGCGGTGGCGGGCGACGACCACGGGGTTACTCCGGCCCGGGGCCGGACCCACGCGACCCGCAGCCCCTCGGCGCGGTGTTGGACCGCCTGGTCAAGGCCCGCGGGTGGCAGCAACCGGCGGCCGAGGCGACGGTCTTCGGCGCCTGGGAACGGGTGGTCGGCCCGGAGGTGGCCCAGCACAGCCGGCCGGTGAAGCTGGACAACGGTGAGCTGACCGTGGAGGCGCGCTCGACTGCCTGGGCCACCCAGCTTCGGCTGCTCGCCGGCTCGCTCCTTCAGCAGATCGCCCGCGAGGTGGGCCACAACGTCGTACGTCGGCTGCACATCCACGGTCCGGCCGCGCCGTCCTGGTCGCGTGGGCCCCGTCGGGTGCGCGGCCGCGGCCCCCGGGACACCTACGGCTGA
- the dnaN gene encoding DNA polymerase III subunit beta, which translates to MKFRVERDALAEAVAWTAKSLPSRPSVPVLAGVLLRVSDANLQVSGFDYEVSSQVTVEVQGDADGAALVSGRLLAEITKALPAKPVDIAAVGAHLELVCGSARFTLPTMPVEDYPTLPEMPVSTGTVDAAAFAAAVAQVAVAAGRDETLPMMTGVRLELSGGTLAMLATDRYRLALREMEWNPDDPEITLNALVPARTLHDTAKALGSLGGQVTMALSQGAAGEGMIGFAGGTRRTTSRLLDGANYPPVRSLFPATHNAQAQVPVSALIEVVKRVALVAERTTPVLLSFSGDGLVVEAGGTEEARASEAMEATFTGDPLTVGFNPQYLIDGLSNMGTQSAVLSFVDAFKPAVISPVGEDGEVVPGYRYLIMPIRVSR; encoded by the coding sequence ATGAAGTTCCGAGTAGAGCGCGACGCGCTCGCCGAGGCCGTGGCCTGGACCGCGAAGAGCCTGCCGAGCCGGCCGTCGGTGCCGGTGCTCGCGGGGGTGCTGCTGCGGGTCTCCGACGCGAACCTGCAGGTCTCCGGCTTCGACTACGAGGTCTCCAGCCAGGTGACCGTCGAGGTGCAGGGGGATGCCGACGGTGCCGCCCTGGTCTCCGGCCGGCTTCTCGCCGAGATCACCAAGGCCCTGCCGGCGAAACCGGTCGACATCGCGGCGGTCGGCGCTCACCTCGAACTGGTCTGTGGCAGCGCCCGGTTCACTCTGCCCACCATGCCGGTGGAGGACTATCCGACCCTGCCGGAGATGCCGGTCAGCACCGGCACCGTCGACGCGGCCGCGTTCGCCGCCGCCGTCGCCCAGGTGGCCGTGGCGGCCGGCCGGGACGAGACGCTGCCGATGATGACCGGTGTCCGGCTCGAGTTGTCCGGCGGCACGCTGGCCATGCTCGCCACCGACCGCTACCGGCTCGCCCTGCGCGAGATGGAGTGGAACCCGGACGACCCGGAGATCACCCTCAACGCCCTGGTGCCGGCCCGCACGCTGCACGACACCGCCAAGGCCCTGGGGTCGCTCGGCGGCCAGGTGACCATGGCGCTGTCCCAGGGCGCGGCCGGCGAGGGCATGATTGGTTTCGCCGGAGGCACCCGCCGCACCACCAGCCGGCTACTCGACGGCGCCAACTACCCGCCGGTCCGTTCGCTCTTTCCCGCCACTCACAACGCGCAGGCCCAGGTGCCGGTCAGCGCGCTCATCGAGGTCGTCAAGCGGGTTGCGCTGGTCGCCGAACGCACCACTCCGGTCCTGCTGAGCTTCAGCGGCGACGGATTGGTGGTCGAGGCCGGCGGCACCGAGGAAGCCCGTGCCAGCGAAGCGATGGAGGCCACCTTCACCGGTGATCCGCTGACTGTCGGCTTCAACCCCCAGTATCTGATCGATGGTCTCTCGAACATGGGGACCCAGTCCGCCGTGCTGTCGTTCGTCGACGCCTTCAAACCGGCAGTGATTTCCCCCGTCGGTGAGGATGGCGAGGTCGTGCCCGGGTACCGCTACCTCATCATGCCGATCCGCGTCTCACGCTGA
- the rpmH gene encoding 50S ribosomal protein L34, producing MSKRTFQPNNRRRAKTHGFRLRMRTRAGRAIISTRRAKGRTRLAA from the coding sequence GTGAGCAAGCGCACCTTCCAGCCGAACAACCGCCGGCGCGCGAAGACCCACGGCTTCCGGCTGCGCATGCGCACCCGCGCCGGCCGTGCCATCATCTCGACCCGTCGCGCCAAGGGGCGCACGCGCCTGGCGGCCTGA